Proteins from a genomic interval of Clostridium sp. 'deep sea':
- the ltrA gene encoding group II intron reverse transcriptase/maturase, which yields MELKSNERAVSAQGIQQEQKQNTNQLMEEVVSYPNMMKAYGHVKSNNGSHGVDGMKVSEFSEWYLRNLENLTQELLEVTYKPSPVRRVEIPKDNGKTRKLGIPTVIDRVIQQAINQVLSPIFEEKFSEYSYGFRPERSAHDALQQCKRYIEAGYTWIVDIDLASYFDTVNHNKLMHQMYLEIEDSRVLRLIRKYLLSGVVIDGKYEKTRQGVPQGGPLSPLLSNIMLDKLDKELEKRGHKFVRYADDCSIYVKSRKAVRAYLNECSQIS from the coding sequence GTGGAACTTAAAAGTAATGAGAGAGCAGTTAGTGCTCAAGGGATTCAACAAGAGCAAAAGCAAAACACAAATCAACTGATGGAAGAAGTGGTATCGTATCCGAATATGATGAAAGCTTATGGTCATGTTAAAAGTAATAATGGAAGCCATGGGGTAGACGGTATGAAAGTTTCTGAGTTCTCAGAATGGTATCTCAGGAACTTAGAAAACCTCACCCAAGAGCTGCTAGAAGTGACGTACAAGCCTAGTCCAGTAAGAAGAGTGGAAATACCAAAAGACAATGGTAAGACTAGAAAACTAGGAATACCAACGGTCATAGACCGAGTAATTCAACAAGCCATTAATCAAGTGCTATCGCCAATATTTGAGGAGAAATTCTCAGAATACAGCTATGGATTTAGACCAGAGCGTAGTGCCCATGATGCACTTCAACAATGCAAACGGTATATAGAAGCAGGTTACACGTGGATAGTAGATATAGACTTAGCATCATACTTTGACACAGTCAATCATAACAAACTTATGCATCAAATGTACCTAGAGATAGAAGATAGCAGAGTTTTAAGACTCATCAGGAAATATCTTCTATCAGGAGTTGTAATAGATGGTAAATATGAAAAGACTCGACAAGGGGTTCCACAAGGAGGTCCATTATCGCCATTGCTTAGCAATATAATGCTAGACAAGTTAGATAAGGAACTAGAGAAAAGAGGGCATAAGTTCGTTAGATACGCTGATGACTGTTCAATCTATGTAAAAAGTAGAAAAGCAGTCAGAGCGTACCTTAACGAATGTAGCCAAATTTCTTGA